The following DNA comes from Methanosarcina vacuolata Z-761.
TTTACTTTATAAAAGATAAATATATATTTTTTCATCCTTAAATTTAAATTCCTTAATAAATTAGTTCAAGGATTTTGCTTAGTAGAAAAGTCCTGTTTTTCAAATAACATTACCAGAAAATAGATAGACGTGTTTACTCTCAATAAAATGGATAAAATAGAAAAAGCATATTCATCCTGCAATATATTTCAAAAAATTCATCCAACCTTAAATCTTCTCATATTCTTTCGAGCTATTGACCATTTTTATATCTTAGTTTGCGGAGGAACCAAAATTTCAGGTGGCAGAAAGATTGAGACAATTATACCAAGTATCGCAAAAACCCCCAGTCCCCAGAGGGAAGCTTTTATCCCGTGGATGCGGACGATTTCGTTTACTCTCAAGACCTTCTGTGAAAGGTCAGGAGGAGCATCTTTCAGGATAGCTGTCAGTTCTTCATTGCTCAAAAAGCGGGCGTGATCCTCTACTGCCGATATCACGGAAGGCTTGAGCTCCTCTGGAATAGCGGTACTGTCATTAATGAGGTTAGTGGCTCCTCCTACCAGGCCCACAATAACTATGGAACCCATCAGGGCAGTTCCAATAGCCATGCCCAAATTCTGGGAAGTGCTCATAAGAGCAGCTGTCTCGCTTGTTCTTTCAGAAACTACCTGAGAGAGGACGAGGTTCATTATCTGCGATGCTATAACTCCTGCGCCTATGCCTATTAAGGCAAAACCGGTCAGCAGGGCAAACCCTTTGACCTCCACATTAATGGTTGCAATAGCCAGTAACAGCCCTGCTATAAGTACGAGTAGCCCTACCTGAATAATGCGCTTTGGGGCTATGCGGGAAGATAACCGAGATGCTGTGAGCGAAGCAATTAAAAGTGGCATGGAAAGGGGAAGGTAGAGAAAGCCTGTCTGCATAGCATTGAGGCCCAGGGCTATCTGGAGGAAAAGAGCCATGCTGAACAGGAAACCTCCTATAAGAACGGTCTGAACCATCTGTACAAAAATACCTGAAGTGACCCTGCGGTCCCTGAGCACGTCAAGTCTTACGAGTGGCATTCTACCCAGATTAATGACATGAAGTTCCCATAGGGCAAAACCCACCAGGATAATGCCTGCTGCAATAAATACAGGGGTAGGAGAAAGGCCGAATGGAGAAATTTCAATTCCTCCTATTGAGAAGGGATGACGCGCCTCCCACCAGCCATAGGTCCCTGCCAGTAATATCCCAAAGACAATAAGCCCCATTCCCAGCGCAGAAATTATAGAGCCGACTATATCCAGCCTGGGTTTTTCTTCAGTCTCAAGGGGTGCATCCAGAATATACCGGCTTAACAGTAAGATTATGAGCACGATAACTACTTCCCCGCCAAAGGCAAGCCTCCAGGTGTACTCAGTTGTCAGCCAGCCTCCTATAATGGGCCCGAGTGCAATCGCGCTTGCAACGATTCCCCCTAATATGCCGTAAGCAAGTGCACGGTCCTTTCCGCTGTAGTTTGAGGTCACAAGCGTCTGAATGGCAGGCATTACAAGGGTAGCTCCTAGCCCTTCAAGGATTGACCAGCCTATAAACAGCACGGCCATTGTCGGGCTGATTGCAGTCAGGAAAGAACCGGTACCGTAGATGATCAGTCCTGTCCTCAATGCCCTTTTTCGGCCAATAA
Coding sequences within:
- a CDS encoding MFS transporter — translated: MFVLVIDTTIMNVSISTLIKDSDTNVATVQAAITLYSLVMASLMITGGKLGDIIGRKRALRTGLIIYGTGSFLTAISPTMAVLFIGWSILEGLGATLVMPAIQTLVTSNYSGKDRALAYGILGGIVASAIALGPIIGGWLTTEYTWRLAFGGEVVIVLIILLLSRYILDAPLETEEKPRLDIVGSIISALGMGLIVFGILLAGTYGWWEARHPFSIGGIEISPFGLSPTPVFIAAGIILVGFALWELHVINLGRMPLVRLDVLRDRRVTSGIFVQMVQTVLIGGFLFSMALFLQIALGLNAMQTGFLYLPLSMPLLIASLTASRLSSRIAPKRIIQVGLLVLIAGLLLAIATINVEVKGFALLTGFALIGIGAGVIASQIMNLVLSQVVSERTSETAALMSTSQNLGMAIGTALMGSIVIVGLVGGATNLINDSTAIPEELKPSVISAVEDHARFLSNEELTAILKDAPPDLSQKVLRVNEIVRIHGIKASLWGLGVFAILGIIVSIFLPPEILVPPQTKI